A region from the Aquimarina sp. ERC-38 genome encodes:
- a CDS encoding DUF6427 family protein → MFISSVVQYTTNFEPDTVINLISSFFCYLLAMILVNRMVKKNEITSYNTLTIVLFTFLISLFPYGLINPAISIANLFMVLAIYFITSLSNLRYHKSKILNASICVGIATLAYSWCIFTLILIYVGIWYYGRKEYRNWLIPFVGLGVVAMMSLCFHLVVYNDWTVFDVASLQVSASSVNFQFSAQEIFGIASFILCSLFFLAIYIYRFKKRLTRLKPILALFIWYYIVTLLIVLVFAEQKSISILLATPALAIIGTSYLELKQNKLITETTLWVIMLLPFFGYLI, encoded by the coding sequence ATGTTTATCAGTTCGGTGGTGCAGTATACAACTAACTTTGAACCCGATACGGTTATAAATTTAATAAGCAGTTTTTTCTGTTACTTGTTAGCAATGATTTTAGTAAATAGGATGGTAAAAAAGAACGAGATTACTTCTTATAATACCCTAACCATTGTATTATTTACATTTTTAATTTCACTATTTCCATATGGATTAATTAATCCGGCAATAAGTATAGCTAACCTTTTTATGGTTTTAGCAATCTATTTTATTACTAGTTTGTCCAACCTTCGCTATCATAAGAGCAAGATCCTTAACGCATCCATTTGTGTTGGGATAGCAACCTTAGCATACTCCTGGTGCATTTTTACCCTTATTTTAATCTATGTAGGAATTTGGTACTACGGTCGTAAAGAATATCGCAACTGGCTCATTCCTTTTGTAGGCCTGGGGGTAGTAGCTATGATGTCGCTCTGTTTTCACTTAGTAGTATATAACGATTGGACGGTATTTGATGTTGCCTCACTACAAGTTTCCGCTAGCAGTGTAAACTTTCAATTTTCAGCACAAGAAATTTTTGGAATTGCCAGCTTTATTCTTTGCAGTCTATTTTTCTTAGCAATATATATATACCGCTTTAAAAAACGCCTTACCCGGTTAAAACCAATACTAGCCCTTTTTATCTGGTATTATATAGTCACCCTTCTAATCGTACTCGTGTTTGCAGAACAGAAGTCGATTAGTATTCTCTTAGCTACCCCGGCATTAGCGATAATAGGCACTTCCTATTTAGAATTAAAACAGAACAAACTAATAACCGAAACTACTTTATGGGTTATTATGTTATTACCATTTTTCGGGTATTTAATTTAG
- a CDS encoding O-antigen ligase family protein, translating to MTFRNYINNFSEIFYKDENDWVLTTFWNSLFIAFFLLPLGINLSNPFFIIAIILGVLHILRKKSSSIKENKSILLFPLYFTILCISLIYTENLKDGLNLIQRSLSLLLFPMIFLYVKEDATTVKRLFNFMLWGLMLSFFINSSMVLYDKLIILFNSENNVFQSIVNSNWQHITQFNFSRLIESNYTSLYILLVLSFYLKNKIESKTRLLIYLLLFTYLFLLSSKTAYLILFIISIILIGGIKQKKHRYLITIIFLLTAIIFLNNPGISRFYHQLFELNTLSSPNKVSLEKTRVISWKTSLGLIKEAPLLGYGVGDANQVLQEAYKKNGFNYNYKKGYNAHNQFLQTALQTGILGLVTLFVIFIVLGYQLRRSRNEFCVFLILFLSLLFESMLVRFNGIVFLSIVIPLLLKKRSILSSRIIRNYSKK from the coding sequence ATGACTTTTAGAAATTATATCAATAACTTTTCAGAAATATTTTACAAAGATGAAAACGATTGGGTACTTACTACTTTCTGGAATTCCTTATTTATAGCTTTCTTTTTATTACCCTTAGGGATAAACCTCTCAAACCCTTTCTTTATTATAGCAATTATTCTAGGGGTATTACATATTCTTAGGAAAAAAAGCAGTTCCATAAAAGAAAATAAAAGTATTCTATTATTTCCCCTATACTTTACGATACTCTGTATAAGCCTTATTTATACTGAAAATTTAAAGGACGGTTTAAATTTGATACAGCGATCTTTATCGTTGCTTTTATTTCCTATGATCTTTTTATACGTAAAAGAAGATGCAACAACCGTTAAGCGACTATTTAATTTTATGCTCTGGGGGTTAATGCTATCCTTTTTTATCAATAGTAGTATGGTTCTCTACGATAAATTGATAATTTTATTTAATTCCGAAAATAATGTATTTCAAAGTATTGTAAATAGTAATTGGCAACATATAACCCAATTTAATTTTTCAAGGTTAATTGAATCCAATTATACATCGCTTTACATACTCCTTGTTTTAAGCTTTTATCTTAAAAATAAAATAGAAAGTAAAACCAGGCTACTCATTTACCTGTTATTATTTACCTACCTCTTTTTACTTTCTTCAAAAACAGCTTACTTAATACTTTTTATAATTTCAATAATCTTAATTGGGGGAATAAAACAAAAAAAACATAGATACCTTATTACCATTATATTTCTTCTGACTGCAATTATATTTCTTAATAATCCAGGTATCTCCAGGTTTTATCACCAATTGTTTGAACTGAATACTTTAAGTAGTCCTAATAAAGTTTCCTTAGAAAAAACAAGAGTTATCAGTTGGAAAACTAGTTTAGGGCTCATTAAAGAAGCCCCACTACTGGGCTATGGAGTAGGAGATGCTAATCAAGTATTACAAGAAGCTTATAAAAAAAACGGATTTAATTATAACTATAAAAAGGGGTATAACGCACATAATCAATTTTTGCAAACAGCATTACAAACTGGCATATTAGGGCTTGTTACCTTGTTTGTCATTTTTATAGTATTAGGCTACCAGTTGCGCCGTAGTAGAAACGAATTTTGTGTATTTCTAATTCTATTTCTCTCCCTACTATTTGAATCCATGTTAGTTCGTTTCAATGGTATTGTTTTTTTATCTATCGTTATTCCGTTATTACTTAAAAAACGAAGCATATTGAGTAGCCGTATTATTAGGAACTATTCTAAAAAATAA
- a CDS encoding DUF6341 family protein, which yields MQDLFEAIEYLFVDVLFKPFDSLRAMELDTWFFANIINWLFVLIGFAALFYWLKQLKIFNDNNEENRDPKAHSFLG from the coding sequence ATGCAAGATCTTTTTGAAGCTATTGAGTATTTATTTGTTGATGTTCTTTTTAAGCCTTTTGATAGTCTAAGAGCTATGGAATTAGATACCTGGTTTTTTGCAAATATTATTAACTGGTTATTTGTGCTTATTGGTTTTGCTGCATTGTTTTACTGGTTGAAACAATTGAAAATTTTTAATGATAATAATGAAGAAAACAGGGATCCCAAAGCACATTCTTTTTTAGGATAA
- a CDS encoding ferredoxin--NADP reductase: MPDFHPLKIQKITRETEKAVVIDFEIPRTLKDDFTFIPGQYVTLKTEIKGEAVRRAYSICSSPLDSQLSVAVKEVENGTFSTYANRELQEGDTLEVHPPEGSFLLETNPDHQHWYAAFAAGSGITPILSMITSVLTSEPNSSFVLVYGNRNFNETMFANKLLSLVQEYPERLHIEFFYSRRQEENAKFGRIERSTINYIIKNRFKDVDFNAYYLCGPEAMIDTAKEVLNENGVDTDKVHSELFTSSSEPVSLEADLSGRTTISVLVDDETFDFTMPKDQTILNAALEQDIDAPYSCQGGVCSSCICRITEGKAVMEKNSILTDSEIEEGLVLACQAHPVTAGIKVDFDDV; this comes from the coding sequence ATGCCAGATTTTCATCCTCTTAAGATTCAGAAGATAACCCGGGAAACGGAAAAGGCGGTGGTTATTGATTTTGAGATTCCGCGCACCTTAAAAGATGATTTTACCTTTATCCCCGGTCAATATGTTACTTTAAAAACTGAAATTAAAGGGGAAGCGGTACGACGTGCATATTCAATTTGTAGTTCGCCTCTTGATTCACAGCTAAGTGTTGCGGTAAAAGAAGTTGAAAACGGTACTTTTTCTACTTATGCCAACCGGGAGTTACAGGAAGGGGATACGCTGGAAGTACATCCGCCGGAAGGTTCTTTTTTACTAGAAACCAACCCGGATCATCAACATTGGTATGCGGCTTTTGCCGCCGGAAGCGGTATCACTCCTATCTTGAGTATGATTACTTCAGTTCTTACGAGTGAGCCTAATAGTTCTTTTGTACTGGTCTACGGAAACCGGAATTTTAATGAGACCATGTTTGCTAATAAGCTTTTATCCCTAGTACAAGAATATCCTGAGCGTTTACATATTGAGTTTTTTTATAGCCGTAGGCAAGAGGAAAATGCGAAATTCGGACGTATTGAACGATCTACGATCAATTATATCATTAAAAACCGATTTAAAGATGTGGATTTTAACGCCTATTATTTATGCGGGCCAGAGGCAATGATTGATACGGCTAAGGAGGTTCTAAATGAAAATGGTGTTGATACGGACAAGGTGCATAGCGAATTGTTTACTAGTAGTAGCGAACCAGTTTCGCTTGAGGCAGACTTAAGTGGAAGAACGACGATTTCAGTTCTGGTGGATGATGAAACTTTTGATTTTACCATGCCGAAGGACCAAACTATTCTTAATGCTGCTCTAGAACAGGATATTGATGCTCCATATTCTTGCCAAGGGGGTGTTTGTAGTTCTTGTATTTGTAGAATCACGGAGGGAAAAGCGGTAATGGAAAAGAATAGTATTTTGACAGATAGTGAGATTGAAGAAGGCTTGGTTTTGGCTTGCCAGGCGCATCCGGTTACGGCGGGGATTAAGGTGGATTTTGATGATGTCTAG
- a CDS encoding DUF4254 domain-containing protein — MFTQTANHIFKEVIDTYHIKNNITQELKNPYEKQDLIEHLLYKKCWIDTVQWHYEDIIRDPEIDPIAALKLKRQIDASNQDRTDMVEYIDSYFLEKFKYVQPKLDATINTESPAWGIDRLSILALKIYHMHEEANRPEASEDHRKTCQSKLEILLEQRTDLSTAIDTLLNDIQKGEKYMKVYKQMKMYNDEELNPILRGEK; from the coding sequence ATGTTTACACAAACGGCAAATCATATTTTTAAAGAAGTGATAGACACCTACCATATAAAAAACAATATCACCCAGGAACTTAAGAACCCGTATGAAAAGCAAGATTTAATAGAGCATTTATTATATAAAAAATGTTGGATTGATACCGTTCAATGGCATTATGAAGATATTATTCGTGACCCCGAAATCGATCCTATAGCCGCATTAAAATTAAAAAGGCAAATTGATGCCTCTAATCAGGATCGTACCGATATGGTAGAATATATTGACAGTTATTTCCTGGAAAAATTTAAATATGTACAACCCAAACTAGATGCGACGATAAATACAGAAAGTCCGGCCTGGGGCATTGACCGGCTTTCCATCCTGGCATTAAAAATATACCATATGCACGAAGAAGCAAACCGTCCCGAAGCTTCGGAAGATCATAGAAAAACTTGCCAAAGTAAATTAGAAATTTTGCTGGAACAACGTACGGATTTATCTACAGCTATTGACACCCTTCTTAATGATATTCAAAAAGGTGAAAAATACATGAAGGTATATAAGCAAATGAAAATGTATAATGATGAAGAGTTAAACCCCATACTCCGAGGTGAAAAATAA
- the purD gene encoding phosphoribosylamine--glycine ligase → MNILVLGSGGREHTFTYYLSQSTLCTNLYVAPGNAGTDQIAINLPIGVTNFKKIKEAVLKYQIEMVVIGPEDPLVNGIVDFFQEDEQINHVKVIGPSKEGARLEGSKEYAKKFLIKNNIPTAAYQSFSVESITDAKEFLKTLTPPYVLKADGLAAGKGVLILDNLLEAENALDEMLLDKKFGEASSKVVIEEFLDGIELSVFVLTDGKNYQILPTAKDYKRIGEGDTGLNTGGMGAVSPVPFANIEFMSKIEENIVKPTIAGLSDDQIDYKGFIFIGLIKVDNEPKVIEYNVRMGDPETEVVLPRIKNDLVALLESTANQTLDKVELDIDDRSATTVVAVSGGYPEAYQKGKVISGLDVESDSIVFHAGTKQEEENVLTNGGRVLAITSLDNTFQGALKKSYKTLKQIQFENINYRKDIGFDL, encoded by the coding sequence ATGAACATTCTAGTTTTAGGTTCCGGTGGTAGAGAACATACCTTCACCTATTATCTTTCTCAAAGTACATTATGTACCAATCTATATGTGGCTCCCGGTAATGCAGGAACCGATCAGATTGCAATAAACCTCCCAATCGGAGTAACAAATTTTAAAAAAATAAAAGAAGCTGTACTCAAATATCAAATAGAGATGGTAGTAATAGGACCTGAAGATCCTTTAGTTAATGGTATTGTGGATTTCTTTCAGGAAGATGAACAAATCAATCATGTTAAGGTGATCGGACCCTCAAAAGAAGGAGCACGACTCGAAGGAAGTAAAGAATACGCAAAAAAGTTTTTAATTAAAAATAACATTCCTACCGCAGCATATCAAAGCTTTTCAGTAGAAAGTATTACGGATGCCAAAGAGTTTTTAAAGACTCTTACACCTCCCTACGTCTTAAAAGCAGATGGCTTAGCTGCCGGTAAAGGCGTTTTAATCCTTGATAATTTATTAGAGGCTGAAAACGCATTGGATGAAATGTTGCTTGACAAAAAATTCGGAGAAGCCAGTAGCAAAGTAGTTATTGAAGAATTTCTAGACGGCATAGAATTAAGTGTCTTTGTTTTAACTGATGGTAAAAATTATCAAATTTTGCCTACAGCCAAAGATTATAAGAGAATAGGAGAAGGAGATACCGGTTTAAATACTGGGGGTATGGGAGCAGTTTCACCGGTGCCTTTTGCTAACATTGAATTTATGTCAAAAATTGAAGAAAATATTGTAAAACCTACCATAGCAGGATTATCTGATGATCAAATTGATTACAAAGGTTTTATTTTTATTGGTTTAATTAAAGTTGATAACGAACCCAAAGTAATTGAATACAATGTTAGAATGGGAGATCCGGAAACCGAAGTAGTTTTACCCAGAATTAAAAATGATTTAGTAGCTCTGTTAGAAAGTACTGCAAATCAAACCTTAGATAAAGTAGAATTAGATATCGATGACCGTAGTGCAACCACGGTAGTCGCCGTTTCAGGTGGATATCCCGAAGCTTATCAAAAAGGAAAGGTTATCTCCGGCTTAGATGTAGAAAGTGATAGTATTGTTTTTCATGCAGGGACAAAACAAGAAGAAGAAAATGTACTTACCAATGGAGGAAGAGTACTGGCAATTACCTCCTTAGACAACACATTTCAAGGCGCACTAAAAAAGTCATATAAAACCTTAAAACAAATACAGTTTGAAAATATAAATTATAGAAAAGATATAGGATTTGACCTGTAG
- a CDS encoding DegT/DnrJ/EryC1/StrS family aminotransferase, which yields MHVPLFDLQAQYQSIQPEIDGAISKILDKGVFIGGDPVRNFEEEFKAITGEGFVISCANGTDSMELILQAMEIGPGDEVIVPAHTWISTSEVVVNAGAIPIFVDVNATTFCLEAEEIKKKLTPQTKAVIVVHLYGYPAPMEAIINLSKCHHFKVIEDCAQAHGSKLHSQYVGTYGDAASYSFYPTKNLGCYGDGGAVFTKNADMADKIRMIANYGQKERHTHLIHGRNSRLDTLQAAVLSVKLNYLEKWIKRKVEHAAYYLEKLADVKEISLPMLPTGSNHQHSWHLFVIRATHRQGLQEHLRGYGIVTAVHYPKAIPFQPSYQRFRHQASDFPVASKLQDEVLSLPMYAELTEPQLAHVVATICTFYKEL from the coding sequence ATGCACGTTCCACTTTTTGATTTACAAGCGCAATATCAATCTATTCAACCTGAAATTGATGGGGCTATATCAAAAATTTTAGATAAAGGTGTTTTTATTGGCGGAGATCCTGTGAGGAATTTTGAAGAAGAGTTTAAAGCGATTACCGGGGAAGGTTTTGTAATCTCTTGTGCAAACGGAACGGATAGTATGGAACTCATTTTACAAGCTATGGAAATTGGCCCCGGGGATGAAGTGATTGTACCTGCGCATACCTGGATTTCGACTAGTGAGGTAGTGGTAAATGCCGGAGCCATCCCAATTTTTGTAGATGTGAATGCTACTACTTTTTGTCTAGAAGCCGAAGAAATTAAAAAGAAACTTACTCCACAAACCAAAGCGGTCATTGTTGTACACCTGTACGGTTACCCGGCACCTATGGAAGCGATTATTAATTTATCAAAATGTCATCATTTTAAGGTAATTGAAGATTGTGCGCAGGCCCATGGTAGCAAATTGCATTCTCAATATGTAGGTACATATGGAGATGCAGCCAGTTATAGTTTTTACCCAACTAAAAACCTAGGGTGTTACGGAGATGGAGGGGCTGTTTTTACCAAAAATGCAGACATGGCTGATAAAATTAGAATGATTGCTAATTACGGTCAAAAGGAGAGACATACACATCTTATTCATGGTAGAAACAGTAGGTTAGACACGCTGCAGGCTGCAGTTTTATCCGTTAAGTTGAATTACCTAGAGAAATGGATCAAACGTAAGGTAGAACACGCTGCTTATTACCTGGAAAAACTTGCGGATGTAAAGGAAATCTCACTTCCTATGTTACCAACGGGTAGTAATCACCAGCATAGTTGGCACCTGTTTGTGATTAGAGCTACGCATCGACAAGGCTTGCAGGAGCATTTACGTGGGTATGGAATTGTAACGGCAGTCCATTATCCCAAGGCTATACCTTTTCAACCTTCTTATCAACGTTTTAGACACCAGGCTTCGGATTTTCCGGTAGCTTCAAAATTACAGGATGAAGTGTTATCACTCCCTATGTATGCAGAACTTACTGAACCTCAATTAGCTCATGTGGTAGCGACTATTTGCACTTTTTATAAGGAGTTGTAA
- the gwsS gene encoding grasp-with-spasm system SPASM domain peptide maturase: MNTSKNFILFSNCILVKGKNRSTICDLGNNYFYLIPNSLYYILKEFNGLTLDIIYKKFSEKNNQIISEYFEFLVEKKLIFFTNLTKKYFPEIDLAWHSPNKIENSIIDFKEIKHNYKKILKELENLSCANVQIRFFRHTQLKEIEKILKFVHDKKLVITNLEFLLPYDDKNLEFIEELKNLGKIYPRMKSITLYKAPVHKLKNIILSNKIHYIKENIIDERNCGIIDAKYFTSNISLFTESQKYNTCLNKKIAIDKDGNIKNCPSMEMSFGNINNTDLEDVVEKKDFKKYWKISKNKIEICKNCEFRHICTDCRAYLEDVNNKYSKPLKCGYNPATNIWEDWSQNILKQKSILYYKLKELDLSQ, translated from the coding sequence TTGAATACGAGTAAAAACTTTATATTATTTTCTAATTGTATTCTCGTAAAAGGTAAAAATCGTAGTACTATATGCGACTTAGGAAATAACTATTTTTATCTAATACCTAATTCATTATATTATATACTAAAAGAATTTAATGGATTGACTTTAGATATTATTTACAAAAAATTTTCTGAAAAGAACAATCAAATAATATCAGAATATTTTGAATTTTTAGTGGAAAAGAAATTAATTTTTTTTACAAATTTAACTAAGAAATATTTCCCGGAAATTGATTTAGCCTGGCATTCTCCAAACAAAATAGAAAATTCAATAATTGATTTTAAAGAAATTAAACATAATTATAAGAAAATCTTAAAAGAATTAGAAAACTTATCATGTGCAAACGTTCAAATTAGATTTTTTCGACATACACAATTGAAGGAAATTGAAAAAATATTAAAGTTTGTTCATGATAAAAAATTAGTTATAACTAATTTGGAATTTTTACTACCTTACGATGATAAAAATCTTGAATTTATAGAAGAATTAAAGAATCTTGGAAAAATATATCCAAGGATGAAATCTATTACTCTTTATAAAGCTCCTGTACACAAACTTAAAAATATTATACTGTCAAATAAAATTCATTACATAAAAGAAAATATTATTGATGAAAGAAACTGTGGTATAATTGATGCTAAATACTTTACATCAAATATCAGTTTATTTACAGAATCGCAAAAATATAACACTTGTTTAAACAAAAAGATAGCTATTGACAAAGATGGTAATATTAAAAATTGTCCATCTATGGAAATGAGTTTCGGTAATATTAACAATACAGATCTAGAAGACGTTGTAGAGAAAAAAGATTTTAAGAAATATTGGAAAATTTCTAAAAATAAGATAGAGATTTGCAAAAATTGTGAATTTAGGCATATATGTACCGACTGTAGAGCTTATTTAGAAGATGTTAATAATAAATATTCCAAACCATTGAAATGTGGATATAATCCAGCTACTAATATATGGGAAGATTGGAGTCAAAATATTTTGAAACAAAAATCTATTTTATACTATAAACTAAAAGAATTAGATCTCTCCCAATGA
- a CDS encoding glycosyltransferase family 9 protein codes for MGDVAMTVPVIKVLRDTYPKIKITILTKAFFKPLFKVINNVDIKIAEIEGEHKGVQGLYQLSKDLKSQDLTHIADLHNVLRSNILKTFLSFSRLKVATIDKGRSEKKQVIKSSKNKIRFLKTTCQRYAEVFNQLGFPIELNTYTYPKKLAVPSEINTNYLKGSERKWIGIAPFAHYQSKTYPFSLLTEVVAELDRKNEFDILLFGGGTKEIEQLRQLEKTFKNCTLISNKISFAEEIQVLSNVDVMVAMDSGNAHIAAIFKLPVITLWGVTHPGLGFAPFKQLLENCLLSDRNQYPLIPTSVYGNKVPKGYENAMQTIPPKTVINKILEVIKQK; via the coding sequence ATGGGCGACGTAGCAATGACTGTTCCTGTCATCAAAGTACTACGTGATACCTATCCCAAAATTAAAATTACCATTTTAACCAAAGCGTTTTTTAAACCACTATTTAAAGTTATAAATAACGTAGATATCAAAATTGCCGAAATTGAAGGAGAGCATAAAGGGGTTCAAGGGCTTTATCAACTTTCCAAAGATTTAAAATCACAGGATTTAACCCATATCGCTGATTTACACAACGTATTACGGTCTAATATTTTAAAAACTTTTTTAAGTTTTTCCAGGCTTAAGGTGGCAACTATTGATAAGGGTAGGTCAGAAAAAAAACAAGTAATAAAATCTTCAAAGAATAAAATCAGATTCTTAAAAACCACCTGTCAACGATATGCCGAAGTTTTTAACCAATTAGGCTTTCCGATAGAATTAAACACCTATACCTATCCAAAAAAATTAGCAGTACCATCTGAAATAAATACCAACTATTTAAAAGGTTCCGAAAGGAAATGGATAGGAATCGCACCTTTTGCCCATTATCAAAGCAAAACCTATCCATTTTCATTATTAACCGAAGTTGTTGCAGAATTGGACCGGAAAAATGAATTTGATATTTTATTATTTGGTGGTGGAACCAAAGAAATTGAACAATTACGGCAATTAGAAAAAACCTTTAAAAACTGTACGCTAATTTCCAATAAAATAAGCTTTGCCGAAGAAATCCAGGTACTATCAAATGTGGATGTCATGGTAGCGATGGATAGTGGCAATGCTCATATTGCTGCAATCTTTAAATTACCAGTGATTACGCTATGGGGAGTTACGCATCCCGGATTAGGTTTCGCACCTTTTAAACAACTTCTGGAAAATTGCCTCCTCTCTGATAGAAACCAGTATCCACTAATCCCAACTTCTGTATATGGCAATAAAGTACCTAAAGGATACGAAAACGCAATGCAAACCATCCCCCCAAAAACAGTAATAAACAAAATCCTAGAAGTAATAAAACAAAAATAA